One Malassezia restricta chromosome VI, complete sequence genomic region harbors:
- a CDS encoding Pal1 cell morphology protein — MSGARWAGNDPSISPATAQKSGQGLWPKLGFFRKQQDVRLSQFVDPQIIQEGPSSADNSRLDVIDQLDISGLTGGSLFHHDSPYDACSPQFNRGNNRKAPINAFDRSEDPITNALLEHHRMREEGQMHETPADLPNGQEDYESRDPYAVPQGMGYDGPTDADNPNSEYFGVATEPWQEFSNPITSAHNASRSKNPTGGTKAENQFGDMEAILRGGRRSEPRVPAYESVSQTSASQVEPETTKYNYREGRRPSLFRSRSMSRSKSLASRFRRHHAEPEPLRQEPPAQVASHVPTQQLQPATLGQPDSLMNQGLAPPISGASNPAPTTTALYNQIEAGRYHDASSLNMKGDTSNVATGIAQSSYMDEPAYVYGSAYTRSSRRHYTEAPEPPPKQTGLSDEPSSMAQTNDQSLLNAEAGKANRAPTGPAGSDPLRRGLRRLASIGRSRSRRSP; from the exons ATGTCGGGTGCAAGGTGGGCAGGCAATGATCCATCCATCTCGCCTGCTACGGCACAAAAGAGTGGCCAGGGACTCTGGCCAAAATTAGGCTTTTTTAGGAAGCAGCAAGACGTGCGCTTGTCGCAATTCGTTGACCCTCAAATTATTCAGGAGGGACCTAGCTCTGCTGATAACTCGCGTCTCGACGTAATTGATCAACTCGATATTTCGGGTCTAACAGGCGGCTCTC TGTTTCACCACGATTCTCCGTATGACGCTTGTTCACCACAATTCAACCGGGGGAATAACCGGAAGGCTCCTATCAACGCCTTTGATCGTTCTGAAGATCCTATCACGAATGCCCTGCTTGAACATCATAGGATGCGCGAAGAAGGACAAATGCATGAGACCCCGGCTGATCTACCGAATGGCCAGGAAGACTATGAATCGCGTGACCCATATGCTGTACCGCAGGGCATGGGTTACGACGGTCCCACAGATGCTGACAATCCTAACAGTGAATATTTTGGTGTGGCCACAGAACCGTGGCAGGAGTTTTCTAATCCTATAACGTCCGCACATAATGCCAGTCGATCAAAAAACCCTACTGGTGGCACAAAAGCAGAGAATCAATTCGGGGACATGGAGGCCATTCTTCGTGGTGGCCGTCGGTCAGAGCCACGCGTGCCGGCGTATGAGTCGGTGTCTCAAACTTCTGCTTCGCAGGTTGAGCCAGAAACAACCAAATATAACTACCGGGAAGGTCGAAGACCATCCTTATTCAGAAGTCGCTCCATGTCGCGCTCCAAAAGCCTCGCCTCTCGTTTTCGCCGCCATCATGCCGAACCTGAGCCATTGCGTCAAGAACCGCCAGCCCAGGTAGCATCACATGTGCCAACACAGCAATTACAGCCTGCTACATTGGGACAACCTGACTCCTTGATGAACCAGGGCCTAGCACCACCCATAAGCGGTGCATCAAACCCTGCACCCACCACTACTGCTCTGTACAACCAAATTGAAGCCGGCAGGTACCATGATGCATCTTCCCTCAATATGAAAGGCGATACTTCAAATGTAGCCACAGGCATAGCTCAGTCGAGCTACATGGATGAACCTGCCTATGTGTACGGCTCAGCATacacgcgctcgtcgcgacgaCATTATACAGAAGCACCTGAGCCGCCTCCTAAGCAGACTGGCTTGTCGGACGAACCGTCTAGTATGGCGCAGACGAATGACCAATCGCTTTTGAATGCCGAAGCTGGGAAGGCCAACCGCGCTCCCACAGGGCCCGCAGGTTCGGATCCCCTACGTCGTGGACTACGTCGCTTAGCATCTATCGGCCGCTCAAGATCTCGGCGCTCGCCATAG